ACCCCAACAGTCCGGTCCCATGCCCAGCACCCAATACACACGGCTCGACGAGCCGTTATGGCCGTTGATGAACAAGTTTTATCGCGCCCACCAATCATCGATGAAAGCGGTCCGTGACGCACAATTGTGGGTGGCCAGGCGCGACGAAATCGTCGCTGCGTTGTGCTTGCGTCCGGTGTCCGGAGGGCATTGGCTGACAGGCTTGTTTGTCGATCCGGCCTGCCGAGAACAAGGGGTCGCCGCTGCATTGATTGCCGAAGCGGTGAAAGACCTCGAACTGCCGGTCTGGCTGTTCTGCCATCCCGATTTGCGTGGCTTTTACGAGCGTCGCGGCTTTACCTTCGATCCGCAAATGCCCTACGCCATGGTTGAACGACTGAGCCGTTATGCGCGCAGCAAACCGATGATCGCCATGGGCTTAGAACCGTTGGTTAGGACCACCGTCAATAATGTGTGATCGACCCAAGACTGGCGCGTGCTAGCCTCGCAGTCGACTTTGATTCCGCTCAGGACGCCCCATGAAACCCGCCCTTCTGGCTTTGACGCTGACTGCCCTGCTCACTCCGATCCTCAGCCACGCCGGCACGCCGACGGTGTCCGCCGAGCAATACGCCAAGGTGTTGGCCGGCGATTGGCGCGCACCGGAAAACGTCGCGCGCGATGGCTATCGTCATCCGCAACAGAGTTTGCAATTTTTTGGTTTAGGTCCGAATCAGACCGTGATCGAAATCACCCCGGGCAATGGCTGGTACAGCGAGTTGCTGGCGCCGCTACTCCAGGACGAGGGGCATTACATTGCGGCAGTTCAGGCGCCGACCGTCAGTGACTATGCACGCAAGAATGAAGAGAAGCTGAAGAGCAAGTTCGCCGCCGCGCCTGCGCAGTACGCCAAGGCTCAGGTACTGGAGTTCGATCCGAAAGCCCCGGCATTCGGCCAGCCCGGCTCGGCGGACACGGTGCTGACCTTTCGTAACGTGCACAACTGGGTACTGGCGGACACGGCGCCGCAGATGTTCGAAGCGTTTTTCAAG
The Pseudomonas sp. MYb327 DNA segment above includes these coding regions:
- a CDS encoding GNAT family N-acetyltransferase; this translates as MPSTQYTRLDEPLWPLMNKFYRAHQSSMKAVRDAQLWVARRDEIVAALCLRPVSGGHWLTGLFVDPACREQGVAAALIAEAVKDLELPVWLFCHPDLRGFYERRGFTFDPQMPYAMVERLSRYARSKPMIAMGLEPLVRTTVNNV
- a CDS encoding methyltransferase, encoding MKPALLALTLTALLTPILSHAGTPTVSAEQYAKVLAGDWRAPENVARDGYRHPQQSLQFFGLGPNQTVIEITPGNGWYSELLAPLLQDEGHYIAAVQAPTVSDYARKNEEKLKSKFAAAPAQYAKAQVLEFDPKAPAFGQPGSADTVLTFRNVHNWVLADTAPQMFEAFFKVLKPGGVLGVVDHRAKDGASLEDIKHSGYLTTDFVVKLATDAGFKLEQQSEINANPKDTKDYPEGVWTLPPALTLGDKDRAKYMAIGESDRMTLRFVKPVK